DNA from Mycobacterium bourgelatii:
TGATTGACGATGCCGACATCGCCGCCATCAAGGCCGAGGCCGAAACGCTTGCGGCGGCGGTCCGTAACGGCATGAACGCCGACCGGCCGGTCGACCCCGACGACCTCTTCCGGTTCGTGTTCGCCGAACCCACCCCGGCATTGCGCGAGCAGCACGCCCAAGCCCGTGCGGAGTTGGCCTTCGAACTAGCCCAAGTAGTGTCGCAATGACCGCGCTGACCATGGCGCAGGCCCTCAACGCCGCGCTGCGCGACGCACTCAGCCAGGACGAGTCGGTGGTCGTGTTCGGTGAGGACGTCGGGAAACTTGGCGGGGTCTTCCGGGTCACCGATGGCCTGGCCGAAACATTCGGCAGTGAACGCTGTTTCGACACCCCGCTGGCCGAATCGGGCATCGTCGGCTTTGCTGTCGGCATGGCGATGGCGGGCTTTCGCCCGGTGGTGGAGCTGCAGTTCGACGCGTTCGCGTACCCGGCGTTCGAGCAGATCGCTTCGCACGTCGCGAAACTGCGCAACCGCACCCGCGGTGCGTTGTCGGTGCCGATGGTGATCCGCATCCCGTTCGCCGGCGGTATCGGCGGAGTCGAGCACCACAGCGATTCCAGCGAGGCGTACTACGCCCACACGCCCGGGCTGAAAGTCGTTGTGCCGGCCACGGTATCGGACGCGTACGCGTTGCTCCGCGACGCCATCGACGATCCCGACCCGGTGGTGTTCCTGGAAACCAAGCGTCTCTACTTCGCCCGTGCCGACGTCGAACTGCAACGCGGCGCACCGATCGGGCGAGCCCGGGTGGCCCGGTCGGGTAGCGATGTCACGATCGTCGCCTACGGTCCGTCGGTTGACCCGGCGCTGGATGCCGCGGATGTCGCCGCGGCGGAGGGCCGCAGCCTCGAAGTCATCGATCTGCGGTCCATCGTGCCCTTCGACGACGACACTGTCGCGGCGTCGGTGCGTAAGACCGGTCGCTGCGTCGTCGTTCAGGAAGCGCAGGGATTCGGCGGGGTGGCGGCCGAGATCGCGGCCCGTGTCCAGGAGCGCTGCTTCCACAGCCTGGCCGCGCCGGTGCTGCGGGTCAGCGGCTATGACATCCCCTATCCGCCGCCCCGACTCGAACGCGTGCACCTGCCGGACTCCGACCGCATTCTGGATGCCGTCGACCGTATGCAGTGGGACGACCAGGTGGACACTCGCTGGGCGGTCGGCGCATGACCGAACAGACGTTTCTGTTGCCTGACCTCGGTGAGGGCCTTACCGAAGCTCACATCGTCGAATGGAAGGTGCAGGTCGGCGACCCGGTGGTTGTCGACCAGGTGATCGTCGAGGTCGAGACCGCCAAGGCCGTCGTCGAGCTTCCGGTGCCTTTCGCAGGGACGGTGCTCGCGTTGCACGGCGACCCGGGCGCGACGTTGTCCGTCGGCGCTCCTGTCATCACCGTCACCACCGTCGAACCGGCGGGGCCTGGGTCTAGCCCTGGGTCGGGCAATGTGCTGATCGGCTACGGGACAACCGCGCGCAGCCGGTCACGACGGCGCCAAGCCGCGGTTCGACCCGCGGCGATCCCGGCGACGGCAACCGCGACGGCAACCGCGGTCAAGGTGATCTCGCCGGCGGTGCGAAAGTTGGCGCGCGACAACGGTGTCGACCTTGCCGAGCTCTCGGCGACGGGCCCGGGCGACGTGATCGTTCGCGCCGACGTCGAGAATGCCCGTGGCGATCAGCGCGTCCCGATCACCGGGTTGCGCAAGGTTATCGGCGCCAAGTTGTCGATCAGCCGTCGGGAGATTCCAGACGCCACGACCTGGGTCGACGTCGACGCCACCGCGTTGCTCGATGCCAAGAGACGCATCACAGCGGTGACGAAACAGGACGTGAGTCTGCTGGCGCTGCTGGGCCGCTTCGCGATTGCGGCCTTGCGTGAATTTCCCGAGCTCAACTCCTCGGTGGACACCGCCCGATCGGAGATCGTCCGGTACCGACACGTCAACCTCGGGATCGCCGTGCAGACCCGGCGCGGCCTGCTGGTTCCCGTCATCAAAGAAGCCGACACCATGGACACCGCGACGCTGTCGACCGCGCTGGCCCAGACCGTGCACGCGGCGCGCGACGGCAAACTTCCACCCGCCCAACTATCCGGGGGCACCTTCACGCTGAACAACTACGGGTTGTTCGGCGTCGACGGTTCCACGCCGATCATCAATCACCCCGAGGTGGCCATCCTGGGTGTCGGCCGCGTCGTCGACCGGCCATGGGTCGTCGACGGCGAACTCGCGGTGCGCAAGGTGACCCAAGTCTGCGTGAGCTTCGATCACCGCGTTTGCGACGGGGGCACGGCGGGTGGGTTCCTGCGATTGTTTGCCGACCTTGTCGAGAATCCGGTCGCGGCGTTGGGGCGGTGCTAGGCGCCCCGTACCGATCAGTTGGCCGCCTCGCCCTGCGGGCCGACAACTCGCGCTGTGGGTACGGCGGCGGCCGCCGGTGTCGCCGCTCTCGCTGCCACGGCTGCCGGCAGCGGCGTCACCGGCGCCGCCGTGGCGACTTCGGCCTCGGCCGCCTGGGTCGCCGCCAGTGCTTGGATCGGCTGCGCGGCCGGCCCCGCGGGGGCTGCGGCGCCGGTAGCAGCCGTCGCCCCGGTGGCGGCAACCCGTCCCAGTGGGGCGACTGCCGTTGCCGCGGCCATACCGCCGGTCGGCGCGGCGGCCGGCGTGACCGCCTGCGCCGAAGCGGGCGCGACGGGTGTGGCGTTTGCTGCCAGTGTCGCGCCGGCCGCGGGCGCCGCCTGGGCGCCACCCGTCGGCAGCACCCCCATTGCGGCCTGCATGGGTGCGCTGACCGCCAACCCGGCTTGGGACGCGGCTTGTACGGCGACGTTGTTCGCCGTCTCCGCCAGAGCGTATTGCTGCCCACCCATGGTCATCAGGTGCACGAACTGCGCGTGAAAGGCTTCGGCCTGGGCGCTGAGCGCCTGGTAGGCCTGGGCGTGCGCGGAGAATAGCGCCGCGATGTACGCCGAGACCTCGTCGGCGCCAGCTGGCAGCGCGGCAGAGGTCGGTACCGCCGCGGTCAGGTTGGCGTCGCTCAACGCCGACGCGATCCGCGCCAGATCCGATGCCGCAGCGGCAACGTATTCCGGTTGCGCGTGAACATAAGACATCTTGGCCCCTAGCTAAGGATGTCTGGCTTCCGCCGGTCCCCCACTGACGGAATCCTCCCCAGCGGATATTAGCTTGCCGCCGGGTAAGCGCGAGGCGTTTTTGCCGATGCTTCGTATTCGGGCTACCGGAAGGGCGCGATGAGGTTTCGGACCGGTCGTAGTTGGCGCCCGTCTCGTCCTGGTCCCCAAGCTCCGATCAACACCGCCGCCACGCCCGCCAGCAGCGCTATCGCGGTCGTGGAGGAGTGCATCGCGGTCAGGAATGCCGTCTTGCTCAGATCCGCGAGTTGCTGTCCCTCTGGCCCCAGCTTGCCGGCGATCTCGACCGCCTTCGCCAGCGAGTCTGTCGCGGGGCCGCGGACGGCCGCAGGATACTGCGCCAGTTGGGGCGCTAGTTCCTGCGTGTAGCGCCCGGCCAGTATCGATCCGGCTACGGCGATGCCCACCGCACCCCCCATTTCGCGCGCGGTGTCGTTGACCGCGGAGGCCACGCCCTGCTTTTCGTCCGGAACCGCGCCCATGATCGCCGCAGTGGGGGGCGCGGTGCATAG
Protein-coding regions in this window:
- a CDS encoding dihydrolipoamide acetyltransferase family protein, whose amino-acid sequence is MTEQTFLLPDLGEGLTEAHIVEWKVQVGDPVVVDQVIVEVETAKAVVELPVPFAGTVLALHGDPGATLSVGAPVITVTTVEPAGPGSSPGSGNVLIGYGTTARSRSRRRQAAVRPAAIPATATATATAVKVISPAVRKLARDNGVDLAELSATGPGDVIVRADVENARGDQRVPITGLRKVIGAKLSISRREIPDATTWVDVDATALLDAKRRITAVTKQDVSLLALLGRFAIAALREFPELNSSVDTARSEIVRYRHVNLGIAVQTRRGLLVPVIKEADTMDTATLSTALAQTVHAARDGKLPPAQLSGGTFTLNNYGLFGVDGSTPIINHPEVAILGVGRVVDRPWVVDGELAVRKVTQVCVSFDHRVCDGGTAGGFLRLFADLVENPVAALGRC
- a CDS encoding alpha-ketoacid dehydrogenase subunit beta, with protein sequence MTALTMAQALNAALRDALSQDESVVVFGEDVGKLGGVFRVTDGLAETFGSERCFDTPLAESGIVGFAVGMAMAGFRPVVELQFDAFAYPAFEQIASHVAKLRNRTRGALSVPMVIRIPFAGGIGGVEHHSDSSEAYYAHTPGLKVVVPATVSDAYALLRDAIDDPDPVVFLETKRLYFARADVELQRGAPIGRARVARSGSDVTIVAYGPSVDPALDAADVAAAEGRSLEVIDLRSIVPFDDDTVAASVRKTGRCVVVQEAQGFGGVAAEIAARVQERCFHSLAAPVLRVSGYDIPYPPPRLERVHLPDSDRILDAVDRMQWDDQVDTRWAVGA
- a CDS encoding PE family protein, translating into MSYVHAQPEYVAAAASDLARIASALSDANLTAAVPTSAALPAGADEVSAYIAALFSAHAQAYQALSAQAEAFHAQFVHLMTMGGQQYALAETANNVAVQAASQAGLAVSAPMQAAMGVLPTGGAQAAPAAGATLAANATPVAPASAQAVTPAAAPTGGMAAATAVAPLGRVAATGATAATGAAAPAGPAAQPIQALAATQAAEAEVATAAPVTPLPAAVAARAATPAAAAVPTARVVGPQGEAAN